A window of Peromyscus eremicus chromosome 7, PerEre_H2_v1, whole genome shotgun sequence contains these coding sequences:
- the Rexo2 gene encoding oligoribonuclease, mitochondrial translates to MLGVSLGSRLLRGVGGRHGQFGARGVSEGGAAMAAGESMAQRMVWVDLEMTGLDIEKDQIIEMACLITDSDLNILAEGPNLIIKQPDELLDSMSDWCKEHHGKSGLTKAVKESTITLQQAEYEFLSFVRQQTPPGLCPLAGNSVHADKKFLDKYMPQFMKHLHYRIIDVSTVKELCRRWYPEDYEFAPKKAASHRALDDISESIKELQFYRNNIFKKKTDEKKRKIIENGENEKTVS, encoded by the exons ATGCTAGGCGTATccctgggctccaggctgttgcGGGGCGTGGGTGGCAGGCACGGGCAGTTCGGGGCGCGAGGTGTTAGCGAAGGTGGCGCAGCCATGGCGGCAGGGGAGAGCATGGCTCAGCGGATGGTCTGGGTGGACCTGGAG atgACAGGATTGGATATTGAGAAGGATCAGATTATTGAGATGGCCTGTCTGATAACTGACTCTGATCTTAACATTTTGGCCGAA GGTCCCAACCTGATTATCAAACAGCCGGATGAGTTGCTGGACAGCATGTCAGATTGGTGCAAGGAGCATCATGGGAAG TCTGGTCTTACCAAGGCAGTGAAGGAGAGTACAATTACACTGCAGCAGGCAGAGTATGAATTTCTGTCCTTTGTACGACAGCAGACTCCTCCGGGGCTCTGTCCACTTGCAG GGAATTCAGTTCATGCAGATAAGAAGTTTCTTGACAAATACATGCCCCAGTTCATGAAACATCTTCATTATAGGATAATTGATGTGAGCACTGTTAAAGAGCTGTGCAG ACGCTGGTATCCAGAGGATTATGAATTTGCACCGAAGAAGGCCGCTTCTCACAG GGCACTCGATGACATTAGCGAAAGCATCAAAGAGCTTCAGTTTTACCGAAATAACATcttcaagaaaaagacagacgaaaagaagaggaaaattatAGAAAATGGGGAAAATGAGAAGACTGTGAGTTGA
- the C7H11orf71 gene encoding uncharacterized protein C11orf71 homolog, translated as MAQNSVSLSAGDQADRVAHRSSQGDLSPPAMAWAMVSGDSFLVTSVEPNQPGGPRPPARPSVRTDRRRMPVGGRSRSRSRQGRFSPYPTPGVKLDLLRSVLQQRLVALGNALAARIST; from the coding sequence ATGGCCCAGAACTCGGTGTCGCTGTCGGCCGGCGATCAAGCCGACAGGGTGGCCCACCGGTCCTCCCAAGGAGATCTCAGCCCGCCTGCAATGGCGTGGGCGATGGTCTCCGGAGACAGCTTCCTGGTTACTAGTGTGGAGCCGAATCAGCCAGGAGGACCTCGGCCGCCAGCGCGACCCAGCGTTCGGACCGACAGACGTCGAATGCCCGTTGGTGGCCGCAGCCGGAGCCGAAGCCGCCAAGGCAGATTCTCGCCTTACCCGACCCCTGGTGTCAAGCTGGACCTCTTGAGAAGTGTGCTGCAGCAGCGTCTGGTTGCGTTGGGAAATGCCCTCGCAGCCCGGATCTCGACGTAG
- the Rbm7 gene encoding RNA-binding protein 7 isoform X1 codes for MGAAAAEADRTLFVGNLETKVTEELLFELFHQAGPVIKVKIPKDKDGKLKQFAFVNFKHEVSVPYAMNLLNGIKLFGRPIKIQFRSGSSHASQDASVSYPQHHVGNLSPTSTSPNSYERTVGNVTPSAQMVQRSFSSPEDYQRQAVMNNVFRQMSYVGKFGSPHADQSGFSPSGQPHAHTFNQSSSSQWRQDALSLQRKRQNSHPYLGDRHYSREQRYSDHGSDYHYRGGREDFYYDDRNHNDWSHDYDNRRDSSRGGKWPSSRH; via the exons ATGGGGGCGGCGGCCGCCGAGGCCGACCGCACTCTGTTTGTGGGCAACCTGGAGACGAAGGTGACGGAGGAGCTCCTCTTCGAGCTGTTCCACCAG GCTGGGCCAGTAATAAAGGTGAAAATCCCAAAAGATAAAGATGGCAAACTGAAACAGTTTGCATTTGTGAATTTCAAACACGAAGTGTCCGTTCCTTACGCCATGAATCTTCTCAATGGAATCAAACTTTTCGGGAGGCCTATCAAAATTCAGTTTAGATCAG GAAGTAGTCACGCCTCTCAGGATGCCAGTGTGTCATATCCCCAGCATCATGTTGGAAATTTAAGCCCCACCTCCACATCTCCTAACAG CTATGAAAGGACGGTGGGTAACGTAACTCCATCAGCACAGATGGTTCAGAGGTCCTTCTCTTCTCCAGAAGATTATCAGCGGCAAGCAGta aTGAACAATGTTTTCAGACAGATGTCATATGTTGGGAAATTTGGTTCTCCACATGCAGATCAGTCGGGATTTTCGCCATCAGGTCAACCACACGCTCATACCTTTAACCAGTCTTCCAGCTCCCAGTGGCGCCAAGATGCACTGTCATTACAGCGTAAAAGACAGAATTCTCACCCCTACCTAGGAGATAGACACTATAGCCGTGAGCAACGCTACTCTGATCATGGGTCTGACTATCATTACAGAGGAGGCCGAGAGGATTTCTACTATGACGACAGGAATCATAATGACTGGAGCCATGACTATGATAACAGAAGAGACAGTAGTAGAGGTGGGAAATGGCCCTCATCTCGACACTAA
- the Rbm7 gene encoding RNA-binding protein 7 isoform X2, with protein MGAAAAEADRTLFVGNLETKVTEELLFELFHQAGPVIKVKIPKDKDGKLKQFAFVNFKHEVSVPYAMNLLNGIKLFGRPIKIQFRSGSSHASQDASVSYPQHHVGNLSPTSTSPNSYERTVGNVTPSAQMVQRSFSSPEDYQRQAVVDEQCFQTDVICWEIWFSTCRSVGIFAIRSTTRSYL; from the exons ATGGGGGCGGCGGCCGCCGAGGCCGACCGCACTCTGTTTGTGGGCAACCTGGAGACGAAGGTGACGGAGGAGCTCCTCTTCGAGCTGTTCCACCAG GCTGGGCCAGTAATAAAGGTGAAAATCCCAAAAGATAAAGATGGCAAACTGAAACAGTTTGCATTTGTGAATTTCAAACACGAAGTGTCCGTTCCTTACGCCATGAATCTTCTCAATGGAATCAAACTTTTCGGGAGGCCTATCAAAATTCAGTTTAGATCAG GAAGTAGTCACGCCTCTCAGGATGCCAGTGTGTCATATCCCCAGCATCATGTTGGAAATTTAAGCCCCACCTCCACATCTCCTAACAG CTATGAAAGGACGGTGGGTAACGTAACTCCATCAGCACAGATGGTTCAGAGGTCCTTCTCTTCTCCAGAAGATTATCAGCGGCAAGCAGtagtag aTGAACAATGTTTTCAGACAGATGTCATATGTTGGGAAATTTGGTTCTCCACATGCAGATCAGTCGGGATTTTCGCCATCAGGTCAACCACACGCTCATACCTTTAA